The genomic interval AGTTGGAGTTGAAGGAGAACCAGACCGAGATGGAGGAGACGGTCAAGAGTTGGCTCCGCGCAACCATCGACAAGCTCGCGGAGCAGAGAACCGCGTAGATCGCCTAATTGCGAATAGCGAAATCATAGGAGAATTTCGTCCCTTTCGATTCGCCTTTCGCAATTGGCCGAGGGAGGAGGATCGGCGATGTCCGTTGAACTTTACCTTATCGGGCTAGTCCTTACACTCGCCGTGCTGTATTTTGTAGTCCCGTTCGCTGCGGGTGCGTACTTGAGATACCGAGGCAAGCGGGTCATCACTTGCCCTGAAACCCGGAAGCCCGCGGCGGTGGAAGTGGACGCAAGGCACGCCGCCCTAACTGCTGCGATCAGCCATCCAGACCTTCGCTTGAAATCATGTTCGCGCTGGCCCGAGCGCGAGGACTGCGGGCAAGAGTGCCTGCTTCAAGTCGAGCTCTCGCCTGAGGATTGTCTGGTGCGCAACATGCTGACGAGTTGGTACGCTGGCAAGCGCTGCGTCTCCTGCGGAAAAGAGTTTGGCGAGATCACCTGGTTAGATCGCAAGCCAGCGCTACTGAGCCCTCAGGGTGAGACTTTGGAGTGGAGCGAACTCACATCAGAGAAAGTGCCAGACGCTCTAGCGACGCATTTTCCCGTATGCTGGGACTGCCACATAACCGAGAGCTTTTGCCGCCAATATCCGGAGATGATTGTCGACCGCTCGCAAATAGGCGCAGGCATCCACCGTAGTCAAACTAGAGGATAATGGAGAAGGATCATGAAAACAAAAGTAATCACTTTTGCAACGCTTGGGGTTTTAATAGTATGTGCGCTGGGCTGGCTCGCTTCGGCTCAGAGCACCAAGGCCAGCCCAAAGTCAGCGGACGTTGAAAAGGGCCGAAAGATCTTCAATCAATACTGCGCGACGTGCCACGGCCTCACCGGAAAAGGCGGAGGGCCTGCCGCGGCGGCACTGAAGGTGGAACCTCCAGACCTGACAGCAATTCAACAGGTAGGCGAGAAGTTCCCGTTCAGTCGGGTCCAGACCAAGATCGACGGAGAGAAGGAGGTCACGGCTCACGGGTCGAGTAAGATGCCTATTTGGGGAGCGATCTTCAGACGCACCAGCGGCGAGTTGCAACGACACGCCGATGTGTACTGCCTTGTGAAGTATATCGAGTCAATTCAGCGGGTGAAGTAGCTCGCTTTACATCGGGTTGTCCAGCGGCCAACCACCGGACGCATCGCCTTTCGCCTCCGCTGCATATCACTGGAGACCGAACAGACGCCTTTGCAAAGAGAGACGGGCAAACTTTTTGGCAAGCTGGGCAGGCAACGACTGTTAGTTGCTAGTTCGGTGCGGCGGAACGAAGCCCAGACGTTTATCGCCAGATTAGCCCCGCCTGCAAGCGCACGCGCCTTATATCATCACGACTGCTGATGAACACTATGCGCATTCGACCTGTACGGGCGTCCCTTTGTTTGTGGACGCCCCTGCAGCTCAATGACCTTTCCACTGACTCCTAGCCCCGCCTGCCTTCAATCCCGATCTTGCGAGGCCGGCAGCGATTCGCTTACTCGGCAGTGGCTGACTTGCTCTCCTGCTCTTTCCTCTGTTCGATCGCGACGTAGTTTCGCTCGTCGTAACCCAGATACACTTGTCTGGGCCGCGCGATCTTTTGTTCGCCGTCTAGCAACATCTCTTCCCATTGAGCCAGCCAACCGGAGGTGCGCGGGATGGCGAACAGCACCGGGAACATG from Acidobacteriota bacterium carries:
- a CDS encoding c-type cytochrome, yielding MKTKVITFATLGVLIVCALGWLASAQSTKASPKSADVEKGRKIFNQYCATCHGLTGKGGGPAAAALKVEPPDLTAIQQVGEKFPFSRVQTKIDGEKEVTAHGSSKMPIWGAIFRRTSGELQRHADVYCLVKYIESIQRVK